In Desulfosporosinus youngiae DSM 17734, the genomic stretch GTGAGTTACAGAGAGTATTATTAGCACTTGCCCTGGATCCAATTCCCCATCTTTTGCTGCTGGATGAACCCGTATCGGGCATTGATCAGAAAGGATTGGAATTGTTCTATGAAACAGTTTCGACCTTGCGAAAGAACTATGATTTGTCGATTATCTTAGTTTCCCATGATCTCAGTTTAGTTGCGGAGTATGCAGACCGGATAGCCTTTGTCAATAATAAGACAATCGAATGCTGCGGGACTCCGCAGGAGGTCTTTACCAATACCAAAGTAATTCAAACATTCGGTTTAGATTGGTCTAATCGTTTCCGGCGGGATGAAAAGGATAGGGTGGATAATGCACTTATGGTATAGCTTGGTCGATATATTGCTTCCTTTTGGCTGGTTACAGCATGGCTTTATGAAGAATGCCTTATTGGGCGTTTTGTTGGTAACTCCGATTTTCGGCTTGCTGGGAACCATGATTGTCAATAACAAGATGGCTTTCTTTTCTGATTCATTAGGTCACTCAGCTTTGACCGGAATCGCCATCGGGGTTATCTTAGGTATTAAAAATCCCGTCTGGTCCATACTTTTCTTCTCTGTCTTGATTACTATTGCCATTTTAGTGGTTAAAGAGGCCAACACGGCTTCGACGGATACGATCATTGGCGTCTTTTCTTCAACCGCTGTGGCCCTGGGCCTGGTCATACTTTCCCATAATGGCGGTTTTAATAAATACTCAGGGTATCTGATCGGGGATTTGTTAAGTATTAGTTCGACGGATTTACTGACACTTGGCATAGTATTCATACTGGTTATCTTATTATGGGTCGTAATGTTCAATAAGCTTTTGCTGTCCAGTATGAACCCGTCTTTGGCTCGCAGCAGAGGGATCAAGGTTAAACTGTATGAATATCTATTTACGTTAATGATGGCGGTCATCGTAACAATTTCCATACAATGGGTAGGAATATTGATTATTAGTTCGCTGCTGATCATACCTGCCGCCGCTTCGCGGAATATCGCTAAAAATATGAGGCAATATCATGTTTACTCAGTCTTAATAGCCCTTATTTCCGGGCTGTCAGGCTTAATCTTATCCTACTTTTGGGGAACAGCCACCGGGGCAACGATCGTATTGGTTACATCAGGATTTTTCGCGCTGACCTTTATCATGAAATTAAGATTGAGGTAAGACACGCGCAAAACTTTATGGTTGACATACTTGGCTAAGATAAGATACGATAACATTAAACTAACTAAATAATGGGATAAAGGTGCGAGTACTACGGTACAGCTTAAAAGGGAAGCAGGTAAAAGTCCTGCACGGTCCCGCCACTGTAATGGGGAGATGTTTCATATCAGGCCACTGGTCCATACCGGGAAGGCGTGAAGCATTAGTGAACCAAAGTCAGAAGACCTGCCTTTATTCGGGGAACCAATAACTCTACGAGCGATAGGGGGGTTCATTACTAAGTTGTATTCAGGGATATACACGACCTCTTGGCGCTCATCGTCAAGGGGTTTTTTAATTGGCAAAAAGGGAGGCCGTAACGGATGATCACGGAAATTATTAAAAGAGACGGAAGGCTTGAACGGTTTAATTCTGAGAAGATAGTGCATGCCATTTTTAAAGCTGCCACGGCTTGCGGAGGATCGGATTATGAGCGTGCTGAGGAAATAGGCAGACAGGTTGTCGAGGCTTTACAAAGAAGTTATGGGGACAAGCAACCGGATGTAGAGTCAATCCAAGACCTTGTTGAAAAGGTGCTTATCGAAAACGGACATGCCAAAACGGCGAAAGCCTTCATCCTTTATCGTCAGAAAAGGAAAAACTCCCGTGAGATGGATGCTCTGATTGGAGCGACCATCGGCATGTTTTCCGACTACTTAGGAGACAGGGACTGGCAAATAAGTGAGAATGCCAATGCGCAAAAGAGTATTAATGGTTTAAACAATTATATACGGGAAATTTTCACGAAAAAGTATTGGCTTTACGAAATCTATCCTCAGGAAGTCCGGGAGGCGCATGAAAGCGGGGATTGTCACATCCATGACCTGGGTTTTTTCGGACCTTATTGTGCAGGCTGGGATTTGAGACAGCTCCTGCTGGATGGATTCGGAGGAGTGCCGGGCAAGGTGGAAAGCGGGCCGGCCAGGCATTTGCGATCCTTTCTTGGACAAATCGTCAATTCTACCTTTACAACCCAAGGGGAAACCGCCGGGGCCCAGGCTTGGTCAAGCTTTGACACCTTCTGTGCGCCATTTATACGGAAGGACAGGCTGACCTTTACCCAAGTCAAACAGTGTTTGCAGGAATTTGTGTTTAACATCAATGTTCCCACGCGAGTCGGGTTTCAGTGCCCCTTTTCCAACCTTACCTTTGACATCCGGGTGCCTTCAACCTTGAAAGATGAAAATGTTATTATCGGCGGGAACTATACAGAGGATAAATATGGAGATTTTCAGGAAGAGCTGGATATGTTTAACTTGGCGTTCTGTGAAGTGATGCTGGAAGGAGATTCTAAGGGAAGAGTGTTTACCTTCCCAATCCCAACCCTTAATGTCACCGAAGACTTTGAGTGGGGAAGTCCTGTAACAGATGCCTTTATGAAAATTACGTGCAAGTATGGCATTCCGTATTTCGCGAATTATGTCAACTCGGATTTGTCGCCCGAAGATGCCGTATCCATGTGCTGCCGCTTAAGGCTGGATACCGGCGAGCTTAGGAAAAGAGGCGGGGGCTTGTTTGGGAGCAATCCTCTGACCGGATCGATTGGTGTATTTACCATAAACCTCCCCAGATTAGGCTATCTGTCTAAAACAAAACAGGAATTCAAGGAACGTCTCAAGCACATGGCAGAAATCGGGCGCACAGCCTTGGAAATCAAACGAAAAATTATTGAGCAGCAGTCAGATAAGGGCTTGTATCCTTATTCATGCCATTATCTGAGGCATGCCAAGGAGCGGACCGGGAGGTATTGGCATAATCATTTCAGTACGATCGGGATCGTCGGAATGAATGAGGCATTACTGAATTTCATGGGAAAAGGAATTGAAACTGAAGAAGGCCGGGAGTTTTCGCTGAGTGTCATGAATTATTTAAGAGAGCTGCTGCTTAATTTTCAACAGGAGACGGGAAACGTCTACAATTTAGAGGCGACACCGGCAGAGGGAACCTCCTACCGTCTGGCTATGCTGGATACCAAAAAATACGACTCAATCATTACAGCGGGTGATAAGGTTCCGTATTATTCCAACTCTACCCAACTCCCGGTGGGTTATACGGAAGATATTTTCGAAGTTTTGGAACTCCAGGATGAACTGCAGTCTCTATACACCGGGGGAACAGTTCAACACCTTTATCTGGGAGAGGCAGTTGAGGACATTAATGTTTGTAAGCGGCTCATTCAAAAGACATTCACCCAATTTAAAATCCCCTACATCTCAATTACTCCGACCTTCAGTATTTGCGAATCTCACGGATACATCAGCGGGGAACATTTCAGCTGCCCCGAATGTAGCGCCGAAACTGAAGTCTGGTCCAGGGTGACAGGATATCTTAGACCGGTTAAGAACTATAATCTTGGCAAGCAGGAGGAGTACACGCAGAGGAAACAATTTGTGATTTCGGAGGCGGTGTGATGAATATTGCAGGATTTGTGAAGACGTCATTCGTTGACTATCCAGGGAAGATAGCATCTGTGGTGTTTACTCAGGGCTGTAATTTAAGATGTGGTTATTGTCACAACCTTAGTCTGCTTGATACGGATTACACTGCCAAGGGCATTCCGACCGAAGAACTATTCCAATGGCTTTCTAAACGAATAGGAATGATTGATGCAGTGGTTGTAAGTGGCGGGGAGCCGACGCTGCAAAAGGATCTTTATGGTTTTATCGAAGGCTTGAAAGCAATGGATTTGCTTGTCAAGCTTGATACGAACGGAACGAATCCGGATAGTTTGAGAAGGCTGCTGGCGGATAATCTGCTGGATTTTATCGCTCTGGACTTAAAGGCTCCCCTTAGCAACTATGAAAGAATTACAAGGACAAAAGGGCTTAAGTTATCGTCAATTATAGAAAGTGTGGAAATCATTAAACATAGCGGACTTGCTTATGAATTCAGAACAACACTTTGCCCTGAACTAGAGGTGGAGGATATATCCAGTATTATCTCGGATTTTGAGATTGCTTCTAATTATGTTGTGCAGAGTTGCAGAAGCACGGAACTTAGAAAAGCAGCGAAGAATAAGCAGAATTTCAGAAGATTAACTCTATGCTTTAACAGAAATTCGATGTTATCTTTGCGAGGCTTTGGGGTTTCGGGCAATGACCAGC encodes the following:
- a CDS encoding metal ABC transporter permease, with protein sequence MHLWYSLVDILLPFGWLQHGFMKNALLGVLLVTPIFGLLGTMIVNNKMAFFSDSLGHSALTGIAIGVILGIKNPVWSILFFSVLITIAILVVKEANTASTDTIIGVFSSTAVALGLVILSHNGGFNKYSGYLIGDLLSISSTDLLTLGIVFILVILLWVVMFNKLLLSSMNPSLARSRGIKVKLYEYLFTLMMAVIVTISIQWVGILIISSLLIIPAAASRNIAKNMRQYHVYSVLIALISGLSGLILSYFWGTATGATIVLVTSGFFALTFIMKLRLR
- a CDS encoding ribonucleoside triphosphate reductase gives rise to the protein MITEIIKRDGRLERFNSEKIVHAIFKAATACGGSDYERAEEIGRQVVEALQRSYGDKQPDVESIQDLVEKVLIENGHAKTAKAFILYRQKRKNSREMDALIGATIGMFSDYLGDRDWQISENANAQKSINGLNNYIREIFTKKYWLYEIYPQEVREAHESGDCHIHDLGFFGPYCAGWDLRQLLLDGFGGVPGKVESGPARHLRSFLGQIVNSTFTTQGETAGAQAWSSFDTFCAPFIRKDRLTFTQVKQCLQEFVFNINVPTRVGFQCPFSNLTFDIRVPSTLKDENVIIGGNYTEDKYGDFQEELDMFNLAFCEVMLEGDSKGRVFTFPIPTLNVTEDFEWGSPVTDAFMKITCKYGIPYFANYVNSDLSPEDAVSMCCRLRLDTGELRKRGGGLFGSNPLTGSIGVFTINLPRLGYLSKTKQEFKERLKHMAEIGRTALEIKRKIIEQQSDKGLYPYSCHYLRHAKERTGRYWHNHFSTIGIVGMNEALLNFMGKGIETEEGREFSLSVMNYLRELLLNFQQETGNVYNLEATPAEGTSYRLAMLDTKKYDSIITAGDKVPYYSNSTQLPVGYTEDIFEVLELQDELQSLYTGGTVQHLYLGEAVEDINVCKRLIQKTFTQFKIPYISITPTFSICESHGYISGEHFSCPECSAETEVWSRVTGYLRPVKNYNLGKQEEYTQRKQFVISEAV
- a CDS encoding anaerobic ribonucleoside-triphosphate reductase activating protein, with amino-acid sequence MNIAGFVKTSFVDYPGKIASVVFTQGCNLRCGYCHNLSLLDTDYTAKGIPTEELFQWLSKRIGMIDAVVVSGGEPTLQKDLYGFIEGLKAMDLLVKLDTNGTNPDSLRRLLADNLLDFIALDLKAPLSNYERITRTKGLKLSSIIESVEIIKHSGLAYEFRTTLCPELEVEDISSIISDFEIASNYVVQSCRSTELRKAAKNKQNFRRLTLCFNRNSMLSLRGFGVSGNDQPAGIGSSYPPLHSDRPDIMSL